A single region of the Biomaibacter acetigenes genome encodes:
- the murQ gene encoding N-acetylmuramic acid 6-phosphate etherase encodes MDLAKLVTEGRNPDTMDIDMLETKEMLKKINNEDKKVPLAVEKEIPNIAKAVDVIAQRLREGGRLFYIGAGTSGRLGVLDASECPPTYGVDPEMVQGIIAGGDTAIRKSMEGVEDDAGQGKIDLMGKNLSSKDAVVGLAASGRTPYVLGAMEYARSIGVLTVGICCTPENLMEKYADIMITPVVGPEVITGSTRMKAGTAQKLVLNMISTGVMIKLGKVYSNLMVDVRATNEKLVQRARRIVKQATGAGEDIIEKALEETEFNVKLAIVMIFTGLRKDEAEKLLEKNEGHIRKAIDAVV; translated from the coding sequence ATGGACCTGGCAAAACTTGTAACCGAGGGAAGAAATCCCGATACAATGGATATTGATATGCTGGAAACCAAGGAAATGCTGAAAAAAATAAATAACGAGGATAAAAAAGTCCCGCTGGCAGTGGAAAAAGAGATACCTAATATCGCAAAGGCGGTGGATGTGATAGCTCAAAGGCTTCGGGAAGGGGGCAGACTGTTTTACATCGGAGCAGGTACCAGCGGCCGGCTGGGGGTGCTTGACGCTTCCGAATGCCCGCCAACATACGGCGTGGACCCGGAAATGGTCCAGGGTATCATCGCCGGCGGTGATACTGCCATTCGGAAGTCCATGGAAGGCGTCGAAGATGATGCAGGGCAGGGCAAAATAGATTTAATGGGCAAAAATTTGAGTTCGAAAGATGCGGTGGTGGGCCTTGCGGCCAGCGGTAGGACGCCTTATGTCCTGGGAGCCATGGAATACGCCCGAAGCATTGGCGTTTTAACTGTCGGCATTTGCTGCACTCCTGAAAACCTTATGGAAAAATACGCTGATATAATGATTACCCCTGTCGTCGGTCCCGAAGTTATTACCGGCTCCACCCGCATGAAAGCCGGTACAGCCCAGAAACTTGTGCTCAACATGATTTCCACCGGTGTCATGATTAAACTGGGCAAAGTATACAGCAACCTCATGGTGGATGTCCGGGCCACAAACGAAAAACTGGTGCAGCGGGCCAGGAGAATAGTAAAACAGGCTACCGGTGCCGGGGAGGATATTATAGAGAAGGCTCTGGAAGAAACAGAATTTAACGTTAAACTGGCAATTGTTATGATCTTTACAGGTTTGCGCAAAGATGAAGCGGAGAAACTACTGGAGAAAAATGAGGGGCATATAAGAAAAGCTATAGATGCTGTTGTTTGA
- a CDS encoding DUF871 domain-containing protein — MDFGMSVYLTKDYNFHQNINYIDMARQHGMNSVFTSLHLPEINYEEKLDEFFALAKEVKSRGMNFTVDISPYTMNVLNSSVDNLKTFSESGVNCIRVDYGFDLEEISTMTRNEFDIKIQINASTITPAQLEALKKFEADFTRISSCHNFYPRPETGLSYKFFFEKTKLLKSFGLPVYAFIPSREGRRGPIYDGLPTLEMHRNIKPGIAARHLIYTCLIDGVYFGDAYASYSEIKEVMDIDPEIIDLSIELTPGISCEEKNIVFAPVHTNRLDTSDIIIRSEESRGYAKIGEKIKPRNTVERRAFSVTIDNEKYLRYSGELQIVLKDLPADGRVNVVGFIPEDEHILVSQINPGTKFRFRKG; from the coding sequence ATGGATTTCGGCATGTCGGTTTACCTTACAAAAGATTATAATTTTCATCAAAATATAAATTATATCGATATGGCAAGACAACATGGCATGAATTCCGTGTTTACTTCACTGCACTTACCCGAGATAAATTACGAAGAAAAACTCGATGAATTTTTTGCTCTGGCAAAAGAGGTTAAGTCCCGGGGAATGAACTTCACCGTCGATATATCGCCATATACCATGAATGTGCTGAACTCCTCTGTCGACAATCTTAAAACTTTCAGCGAGAGTGGAGTGAATTGCATCAGGGTAGACTACGGCTTTGACCTTGAAGAAATCTCGACAATGACCCGCAATGAATTTGATATAAAAATACAGATAAATGCCAGCACTATAACACCCGCACAACTGGAGGCATTAAAAAAGTTTGAAGCCGATTTTACCAGAATATCTTCCTGCCACAATTTCTATCCAAGGCCGGAAACCGGGCTTTCTTATAAATTTTTCTTTGAGAAGACCAAACTTCTCAAAAGTTTCGGGCTTCCAGTCTATGCTTTCATACCATCCCGGGAAGGGCGCAGAGGTCCCATATATGATGGTCTGCCGACCCTGGAAATGCATAGGAATATAAAACCCGGCATTGCGGCGAGGCATCTGATATATACCTGCCTGATAGACGGCGTGTATTTCGGCGACGCATATGCTTCCTACAGTGAAATAAAAGAAGTGATGGATATAGATCCTGAAATCATTGACCTTTCCATAGAACTAACACCTGGTATAAGTTGCGAAGAAAAAAACATTGTTTTTGCTCCGGTGCATACTAATAGGCTTGATACATCGGACATTATAATAAGATCAGAGGAGTCCCGGGGATATGCGAAAATAGGAGAAAAAATCAAACCCAGGAATACCGTGGAACGTCGAGCTTTCAGTGTAACCATCGATAATGAAAAATACCTGAGATATTCAGGAGAGCTCCAGATAGTATTAAAAGACCTGCCGGCTGACGGGAGGGTAAATGTGGTAGGCTTCATTCCTGAGGATGAACATATTCTTGTCAGTCAAATAAATCCCGGGACTAAATTTAGATTCAGAAAGGGTTGA
- a CDS encoding PTS transporter subunit EIIC: protein MSREKDMAVSILENLGGKENIISITNCMTRLRVEVKDKSRVKKEGVNAVSGVIKLLDNGEGIQIVLGPGAAAKVAGELSKMVGMKLGDAREIKSAIDEKNKTPFKLMLKRIASIFIPLIPGLIGGGLILGITNVATKFQWIADKNLLAMLGLLGSTIFTYMGIMVGMNTAREFGGSPTIGGIIAGIIYNPALANIQISGKALTIGRGGIISVLIAAAFASFLEKSIRKRMPNTIELLATPLLTILIAGFATLYVLQPLGGVIADGIGNAVKVAIAGKAGFITGFILSGTFLPLVMTGLHQGLTPIHVQLIESTGVTVLLPILAMAGAGQVGAALAVYVKTRSKQLKKIIEGSILVGILGIGEPLIYGVTLPLGRPFIGACIGGAFGGAFQALFTVGAKGLGISGIPLAALIQPDKIIYYLLGLVISYIMGFIATYLLGFDDPVEEDVAKKQRILLQCVICFEERRINGFRHVGLPYKRL, encoded by the coding sequence GTGTCTAGAGAAAAAGATATGGCCGTTTCCATTCTGGAAAATCTCGGTGGAAAAGAAAATATAATATCTATAACCAATTGCATGACCCGTTTAAGAGTCGAAGTAAAGGATAAATCCCGGGTAAAAAAAGAAGGGGTAAATGCCGTAAGCGGCGTAATAAAACTACTTGACAATGGTGAGGGAATTCAGATAGTGCTTGGTCCCGGAGCAGCCGCTAAAGTAGCAGGAGAGCTGTCAAAAATGGTGGGAATGAAGCTCGGTGATGCCAGAGAAATAAAAAGTGCTATAGATGAAAAAAATAAAACGCCTTTTAAACTGATGCTCAAGCGCATAGCCAGCATATTCATCCCATTAATACCCGGCCTCATCGGCGGAGGCTTGATCCTGGGCATTACCAATGTGGCTACCAAATTCCAGTGGATCGCCGATAAAAACCTGCTGGCCATGCTTGGCCTGCTGGGAAGCACCATATTTACCTACATGGGTATTATGGTGGGTATGAATACCGCCCGGGAGTTCGGCGGCTCACCCACTATAGGCGGAATTATCGCAGGCATCATCTACAATCCTGCTCTGGCCAATATTCAGATTTCGGGCAAGGCATTAACTATCGGCAGGGGCGGTATTATTTCGGTGCTTATAGCTGCCGCTTTTGCCAGCTTCCTCGAGAAAAGTATACGGAAGAGAATGCCCAATACTATTGAACTTCTTGCTACACCGCTGTTAACCATTCTCATTGCGGGATTTGCCACACTGTATGTGCTGCAGCCCCTGGGCGGAGTCATTGCAGATGGTATTGGAAATGCTGTCAAAGTGGCAATAGCGGGGAAAGCCGGTTTTATTACAGGATTCATTCTGTCAGGCACATTCTTGCCTCTCGTAATGACCGGACTTCATCAGGGCTTGACTCCCATCCATGTCCAGCTGATTGAATCTACCGGGGTAACGGTGCTTCTGCCTATCCTAGCCATGGCGGGTGCCGGACAGGTGGGGGCCGCCCTGGCAGTCTACGTAAAGACCAGGAGCAAACAGCTCAAAAAGATTATCGAGGGATCCATACTGGTAGGCATTCTCGGAATAGGCGAACCTCTTATTTACGGCGTTACATTGCCTCTTGGAAGACCTTTTATAGGCGCATGCATAGGAGGCGCATTTGGTGGAGCCTTCCAGGCATTGTTTACAGTGGGAGCAAAAGGTCTGGGTATTTCGGGTATCCCGCTGGCAGCCTTGATACAACCCGATAAAATAATTTACTATTTGTTGGGTCTGGTGATATCATATATAATGGGCTTTATTGCCACCTATCTTCTGGGGTTTGACGATCCCGTGGAAGAAGATGTGGCGAAAAAACAACGGATTCTCCTTCAATGCGTAATCTGTTTTGAGGAGCGACGCATAAATGGATTTCGGCATGTCGGTTTACCTTACAAAAGATTATAA
- a CDS encoding MurR/RpiR family transcriptional regulator translates to MPGDLEKIQAIINNLKPSEKKIADYILKSPQDLCDIPISELAKRCKTSEASVVRFCRTLGYKGYQDLKIKISSDIAFKMRKIQGVVSADDDIETIIAKISKNNMQAIESTMDVINRQEVKKAVDALLEAKKIDFYGVGASAIVAQDAMHKFMRINKSCTAYTDSHMQLVSAANLTKDDVAVGISYSGQTADTVDALKLARNAGATTICITRFGNSPITLVSDIKLFITSNEAIFRSAAMASRMAQLNAIDILFSIIACRKYDEIVKYLENTSEAVSIRKY, encoded by the coding sequence ATGCCGGGAGATCTTGAAAAAATCCAGGCAATTATCAATAATCTAAAGCCATCGGAAAAAAAGATTGCCGACTATATTTTGAAAAGTCCGCAGGATCTTTGTGACATACCGATCTCGGAGCTGGCCAAAAGGTGCAAGACCAGCGAGGCCAGTGTAGTGAGATTTTGCAGAACTTTAGGATATAAAGGCTATCAGGATTTAAAGATAAAGATTTCGTCGGACATAGCCTTTAAAATGAGAAAGATTCAGGGCGTTGTAAGCGCCGATGATGATATCGAGACAATAATAGCAAAAATATCCAAGAACAACATGCAGGCTATAGAAAGTACCATGGATGTGATAAACCGTCAAGAGGTCAAGAAAGCCGTAGATGCACTGCTGGAAGCCAAAAAGATAGATTTTTACGGAGTTGGGGCATCGGCCATTGTAGCTCAGGATGCCATGCACAAATTCATGAGGATAAATAAATCCTGCACCGCATATACTGATTCCCACATGCAGCTGGTATCGGCAGCGAATCTGACAAAAGACGATGTGGCTGTAGGTATATCCTATTCCGGTCAGACGGCGGACACCGTCGACGCCCTGAAGCTTGCTAGAAATGCGGGAGCCACCACCATATGCATTACCCGATTCGGAAATTCGCCAATAACCCTTGTATCTGATATAAAGCTATTCATTACGTCTAATGAAGCAATTTTTAGAAGCGCCGCCATGGCATCCCGGATGGCCCAGTTGAATGCGATAGATATTTTATTTTCCATCATCGCCTGCAGAAAGTACGACGAAATAGTAAAATACCTGGAAAATACCAGCGAGGCTGTTTCTATAAGAAAGTACTAA
- a CDS encoding PTS sugar transporter subunit IIA yields MLFGIFGNNNNNNHVIIKAPMSGKVLNLSDLPDEVFAQKMVGDGMAIEPSEGIVVAPFDGRVKQVFSTGHALVVESKEGLAVLIHIGIDTVNLKGEGFIILVTEGQDVKTGEPLIEFDMKLIAKNNYSLKSPIVLPEGDGIKEIEFTGEKEVMKGRDVLMNVKMK; encoded by the coding sequence TTGCTATTCGGCATTTTCGGCAACAATAACAACAACAATCATGTTATAATCAAAGCACCTATGAGCGGCAAGGTCCTCAACCTGTCGGACCTTCCCGATGAAGTTTTTGCCCAGAAAATGGTAGGCGACGGCATGGCCATTGAACCGTCGGAAGGGATTGTAGTAGCCCCATTTGATGGTAGAGTTAAACAGGTATTTTCCACCGGCCATGCGCTAGTGGTAGAATCAAAAGAGGGCCTTGCGGTCCTTATCCACATAGGCATTGACACGGTTAATCTAAAAGGTGAAGGTTTTATCATCCTGGTAACTGAAGGCCAGGATGTGAAGACCGGAGAGCCATTGATAGAGTTTGACATGAAGCTCATCGCAAAAAACAATTACTCCCTTAAAAGCCCCATAGTTTTGCCCGAAGGTGACGGTATAAAAGAGATAGAATTCACCGGGGAAAAAGAGGTAATGAAAGGCCGAGATGTGCTGATGAATGTTAAAATGAAGTAG
- the nagE gene encoding N-acetylglucosamine-specific PTS transporter subunit IIBC has translation MKNQLGNLQKLGKALMAPVAVLPAAALLLRLGAPDVFNIPVIMAGGNAIFGNLPVIFALGVSMGLAGGAGAAALAGGVGYYVLSSVLTAMNKDINMGVLGGIITGIVAASLYNKYKDIKLPTFLGFFGGRRFIPIVTSGAMLVLGILFGLIWPPIQKAIYAAGEWAIGAGALGVFVYGTLNRLLIPFGLHHVINSLVWFVFGEFTNSAGQVVTGDLNRFFAGDPNAGIFMTGFFPIMMFGLPAACIAMLHEAKESQRRAVSGVLISAALTSFLTGITEPIEFAFMFLAPVLYLTHALLTGVSLALTWALGIKDGFGFSAGLIDYVLNYGLATKPILLIPIGIVYGALYYAVFRYIIRKFDLPTPGRLEGEATEATVKEIKMSDRASRILTALGGKENIKAIDACITRIRLSVDDESIVDEPALKRAGATGVMKLGGGNLQVVVGTEAELIVEEMKKVL, from the coding sequence CTGCCGGCAGCGGCGCTGTTACTCCGGCTTGGTGCTCCGGATGTATTTAACATCCCCGTCATAATGGCGGGCGGCAATGCCATCTTCGGCAACCTTCCTGTGATCTTCGCCCTGGGCGTCTCCATGGGTCTTGCCGGGGGCGCAGGTGCGGCGGCACTGGCGGGCGGCGTAGGATACTATGTGCTCTCATCGGTCCTCACAGCCATGAACAAGGATATAAACATGGGAGTTCTGGGCGGAATTATAACGGGTATTGTAGCGGCTTCCTTATATAACAAATACAAGGATATAAAGCTACCGACCTTTTTAGGATTTTTCGGCGGAAGGCGCTTTATCCCCATCGTAACTTCCGGTGCTATGCTGGTGTTAGGTATTCTTTTCGGCTTGATATGGCCTCCCATTCAAAAGGCCATTTATGCCGCGGGTGAGTGGGCTATAGGTGCCGGAGCTCTGGGAGTATTCGTATACGGCACTTTAAACAGGCTTTTGATTCCCTTTGGTCTGCATCATGTGATAAACAGCCTTGTGTGGTTTGTATTCGGCGAGTTTACCAACAGTGCCGGGCAGGTAGTGACTGGTGATTTGAACAGGTTCTTTGCAGGAGATCCCAATGCAGGCATCTTCATGACGGGGTTTTTCCCCATCATGATGTTCGGCCTGCCTGCCGCCTGTATCGCTATGTTGCATGAGGCAAAAGAGTCCCAGCGAAGGGCGGTCAGCGGTGTTCTCATTAGCGCTGCGCTCACATCATTCCTTACGGGCATCACTGAACCCATAGAGTTTGCTTTTATGTTCCTGGCTCCGGTGCTTTATCTTACCCATGCCCTCCTCACAGGTGTCTCCCTGGCCCTCACCTGGGCGCTGGGGATTAAAGACGGTTTCGGTTTTTCGGCAGGCCTCATCGACTATGTGTTGAATTACGGCCTTGCCACAAAACCCATACTGCTGATACCTATCGGTATAGTATATGGTGCGCTGTATTATGCGGTATTCAGATACATCATAAGAAAATTTGACCTGCCCACACCGGGCCGCCTCGAAGGCGAAGCTACTGAAGCAACCGTAAAAGAAATAAAGATGAGTGATAGGGCATCCAGGATTCTTACAGCCCTGGGCGGTAAGGAAAACATAAAGGCTATCGATGCTTGCATCACCAGAATAAGACTTTCGGTGGACGATGAGTCTATCGTCGATGAGCCTGCATTAAAGCGGGCCGGAGCCACCGGCGTCATGAAACTGGGAGGCGGCAACCTCCAGGTGGTGGTGGGTACAGAAGCGGAACTAATAGTGGAAGAAATGAAAAAAGTGCTGTAA